One Drosophila subobscura isolate 14011-0131.10 chromosome U, UCBerk_Dsub_1.0, whole genome shotgun sequence DNA window includes the following coding sequences:
- the LOC117901272 gene encoding gustatory receptor 23a has protein sequence MKSLECLTRRVLAGVFWLMGLVPLPPSSQLFSLFLSLAIRCCWIVYLGYLLSIVIGFRSVATESVGNVVGTMLFMGNSVLGLLLLLESVLKQKTRRQLEDLRFQSQLQLQRLGMFGRGRQAPHLLPLIATQFTCDLARVLISAKVGTMISPVFFISLPLMWLLRFRYVQLVQHVMDLNQRSLQLRRSLLALASGNELWQPYGVQEWGQLQTLRKTYERIFECYEVFSDCYGWGMLGLHLVTSFQFVTNAYWMLMGLYEEQNLLILTYNGATAIDFGTPIATLFWYGDAGAENGREIGCLISKLAKPLGSRRYNNLVSEFSLQTLHQRFVVTAKDFFSLNLHLLSSMFAAVVTYLVILIQFMFAERSAKAYSS, from the exons ATGAAATCATTGGAGTGCCTCACGCGACGAGTTCTGGCCGGAGTTTTCTGGCTAATGGggctggtgccgctgccgcccagTTCCCAGCTCTTCTCCCTGTTTCTATCCTTGGccattcgctgctgctggattgtGTACCTCGGATACCTACTGTCAATTGTAATCGGCTTTCGATCGGTGGCAACGGAAAGTGTGGGCAATGTCGTGGGCACCATGCTCTTCATGGGCAACTCCGTTTtgggcctgctgctcctcctggaGAGTGTGTTGAAACAGAAGACTCGCAGACAGCTAGAGGACCTGCGCTTCCAGTCGCAGCTTCAGTTGCAACGCCTGGGGATGTTCGGAAGAGGTCGCCAGGCCCCTCACCTGCTGCCCCTGATCGCGACACAGTTTACCTGCGATCTTGCAAGAGTCCTGATCAGCGCCAAAGTCGGGACAATGATATCCCCAGTGTTCTTCATATCCCTGCCGCTCATGTGGCTGCTCCGCTTCCGTTACGTTCAGCTGGTACAGCATGTGATGGATCTTAATCAACGCTCGCTCCAGCTGCGTCGTTCCCTCCTCGCACTGGCCTCGGGCAACGAACTCTGGCAGCCGTACGGGGTCCAAGAATGGGGCCAGCTGCAAACCCTTCGCAAGACCTACGAACGCATCTTTGAGTGCTACGAAGTGTTCAGCGACTGCTATGGCTGGGGCATGCTCGGGCTACACCTGGTGACCAGCTTCCAGTTTGTGACCAACGCATACTGGATGCTCATGGGACTGTACGAGGAACAGAACCTATTGATCCTCACCTACAACGGAGCCACCGCCATTGACTTTGGCACTCCCATTGCCACACTCTTCTGGTACGGCGATGCGGGTGCTGAAAAT GGTCGCGAGATTGGTTGTCTCATCTCAAAATTGGCTAAGCCACTGGGCAGCAGGCGCTACAACAATCTTGTCAGTGAGTTCTCCTTGCAGACCCTACATCAGCGCTTTGTGGTCACTGCCAAGGATTTCTTCAGCCTTAATCTGCATCTGCTAAGTAGT ATGTTCGCAGCCGTGGTCACTTACTTGGTCATTCTCATACAGTTCATGTTTGCGGAGAGGAGCGCCAAGGCATATTCTTCGTAG
- the LOC117900377 gene encoding uncharacterized protein LOC117900377, with protein sequence MDERDKGEISSSDMMQKLSIDETPEKDASLHCLCEMIAQKVIEDTDKIDYIKNDDPQEDTSDSDMYVDAMEPETVDTKDKGAKDDESVSNIQKPLQAMDLLTGHSTDETDTSDSESDKVEKQVGLNLYGQLPISMWDFSSEENEPEVPHVDINYENIFDDVSKLTAVEKHLQLLYRPFSCELEMISRFKMYELCILITDSRYDTDCHPSVTVKTVNPIGLVKIFAGGKAASTALTAESAYISLFKVVRMVEELDFKLDVKNLSRNIVNASFCMPFELDLDLLCEQHRMKVTRNCRTRPFITYNNDGENIVFAVFPTGFVLVLHSTKPSETRAAIAAFLPILAQYKDGYATQSKKMGRLCGDISYKLLWEHRLEEDKEGQLLYS encoded by the exons ATGGATGAGCG AGATAAGGGTGAAATAAGTTCATCTGATATGATGCAAAAGTTATCAATAGACGAAACCCCTGAGAA AGATGCATCTCTCCATTGCTTATGTGAAATGATTGCCCAGAAGGTTATAGAAGACACTGATAAAATTGATTACATTAAGAA CGACGATCCACAAGAAGACACATCAGATTCGGATATGTACGTAGATGCGATGGAACCCGAGACTGTTGATACAAAAGACAAGGGAGCTAAAGATGATGAGTCCGTATCCAATATTCAGAAACCTTTGCAAGCAATGGATCTTCTCACAGGCCATTCAACAGATGAAACTGACACAAGTGATTCGGAAAGCGATAAAGTCGAAAAGCAAGTGGGATTGAACCTTTACGGCCAGCTTCCCATTTCTATGTGGGATTTCAGTTCGGAAGAGAACGAACCCGAAGTACCCCATGTCGATATTAATTACGAAAACATCTTCGACGATGTGAGTAAGCTGACCGCTGTGGAGAAGCACCTCCAGCTGCTATACAGACCATTCAGCTGTGAACTTGAAATGATCTCTCGATTCAAAATGTACGAGCTGTGCATCCTGATCACTGACTCCCGCTACGACACGGACTGCCACCCCTCGGTCACGGTTAAGACCGTCAATCCCATTGGCTTGGTCAAGATATTTGCGGGCGGCAAGGCGGCGTCCACCGCCTTAACCGCCGAGTCGGCTTACATCTCCTTGTTCAAGGTGGTTCGGATGGTTGAGGAGCTAGACTTCAAGTTAGACGTGAAGAATCTCAGTCGGAACATTGTCAACGCCTCCTTCTGCATGCCCTTCGAGCTCGACCTGGACCTTCTGTGCGAGCAGCATCGCATGAAGGTGACCCGCAACTGCCGCACTCGTCCCTTTATCACCTACAACAACGATGGGGAAAACATAGTTTTCGCTGTCTTTCCCACCGGATTCGTTCTGGTCTTGCACTCGACCAAGCCCTCAGAAACCCGAGCCGCCATTGCTGCCTTCCTTCCGATCCTGGCCCAGTACAAGGACGGATATGCCACCCAGTCCAAGAAGATGGGCCGGCTATGCGGCGACATTTCCTATAAGCTTCTCTGGGAGCACAGACTCGAGGAGGACAAGGAAGGCCAGCTGCTTTACTCCTAG